A genomic window from Salvia splendens isolate huo1 chromosome 11, SspV2, whole genome shotgun sequence includes:
- the LOC121754526 gene encoding uncharacterized protein LOC121754526, giving the protein MLDFAEAIEDCRLVDVGFDGAPFTWAKNNLFERLDRVFINEQWTSVFEATRITNLPRVASDHGLILVRCKTEVTGEQGRNFRFQNMWLRHERFRGVVESSWSQPTKAGGLLNLQIKLARLKKVLKEWNRATFGNLQSNLKEAEVVIVEAQQAFKADASPTNRC; this is encoded by the coding sequence ATGTTGGACTTCGCGGAAGCAATCGAAGATTGTAGACTGGTCGATGTGGGCTTTGACGGTGCACCTTTCACTTGGGCAAAGAACAACCTATTTGAGAGGCTTGACAGAGTTTTTATAAATGAGCAGTGGACTAGCGTTTTCGAGGCAACAAGAATCACGAACCTGCCTCGCGTCGCCTCGGATCATGGTCTTATCCTGGTTCGATGCAAAACAGAGGTGACAGGGGAGCAAGGTAGGAACTTCcgattccagaacatgtggTTGAGACACGAGAGGTTTCGAGGAGTCGTGGAATCCAGTTGGAGCCAACCCACCAAGGCCGGAGGACTACTTAATTTGCAAATCAAGCTCGCAAGGCTTAAGAAAGTCCTTAAAGAGTGGAATAGAGCGACTTTTGGAAACCTCCAATCTAACCTTAAAGAGGCTGAGGTAGTTATCGTAGAGGCCCAGCAAGCCTTCAAAGCAGATGCATCCCCGACCAATAGATGCTGA